In Epinephelus lanceolatus isolate andai-2023 chromosome 16, ASM4190304v1, whole genome shotgun sequence, one DNA window encodes the following:
- the limd1b gene encoding LIM domain-containing protein 1 has product MDPSYSPSLYFGSCTSCSKAVYGEGRACRAMGHLFHKACFTCSICGEQLSGKSFYTVSGRIYCEDDFLCSGAHASPEVCDSCGYLIMDMVLQARGKSYHPSCFRCVVCRQSLEGQPFSVDTDSRVYCVSDYYKVRAPLCAACRVPILPTEGSTVSIRVVSLDRNYHVECYRGEVDLI; this is encoded by the exons ATGGACCCAAGTTACAGCCCCAGCCTTTACTTTG GAAGCTGTACGAGCTGCAGCAAAGCGGTGTACGGTGAAGGCAGAGCCTGCCGGGCGATGGGACATTTATTCCACAAGGCTTGTTTCACCTGCAGCATTTGCG GTGAACAGCTCAGTGGGAAGTCTTTTTACACAGTGTCAGGAAGAATCTACTGTGAGGATGATTTCCTG TGCTCAGGAGCTCATGCATCCCCAGAAGTGTGTGACAGCTGCGGGTATTTAATTATGGACATG GTCTTGCAGGCTCGTGGGAAGTCCTACCACCCGTCCTGCTTTCGCTGTGTGGTCTGCAGACAGAGCCTGGAGGGCCAGCCCTTCTCTGTGgacacagacagcagagtttaCTGTGTCAGCGACTACTACAA GGTCAgagctcctctgtgtgctgCGTGCAGAGTGCCGATACTGCCAACTGAG GGGTCTACAGTGTCTATTCGAGTGGTATCATTGGACAGAAATTACCATGTGGAGTGCTACAGAGGGGAGGTTGACCTCATTTGA
- the nrm gene encoding nurim translates to MASVTVRGSALCTVSLLNFAFVFISGADFIRFISFRAIYHNITGETTLCQDSIPWSVALQDSSVLRSLTVDLGLLALFITQHSLLAWSPVKQALQSVLGSLNRTAYCFTTALALQILMRYWQPVTGAPCLWSIRHAPWSIWFPLLCFSLHFLCWAIICSILVIYDYSELMGIKQVYYGCLGLGDPLSHKPPQAQRLLAHLRHPVCLELGVVLWLLPALSLDRLLLSGTLSTYLALAHSLDKQDLAYLCVQLNRKLQLFAEPQQGSIDTSDHKEK, encoded by the exons ATGGCGTCAGTCACGGTACGTGGCTCGGCTCTCTGTACCGTGTCCCTGCTCAACTTTGCGTTTGTGTTCATATCCGGAGCAGATTTTATTCGGTTTATATCATTTCGAGCCATTTACCACAACATCACCGGAGAGACGACACTCTGTCAAG ACTCCATCCCGTGGTCTGTGGCTCTGCAGGACAGCTCTGTCCTCAGGTCTCTCACTGTGGATCTGGGGCTGCTGGCTCTCTTCATCACACAGCATAGTCTGCTCGCCTGGTCACCTGTCAAACAGGCCCTCCAATCAGTGCTGGGGTCACTGAACAGGACAGCATACTGCTTCACCACCGCTCTGGCGCTCCAG ATTTTGATGCGTTACTGGCAGCCCGTGACTGGCGCCCCCTGTTTGTGGTCGATACGTCACGCACCCTGGAGTATCTGGTTCCCTCTGCTCTGCTTCAGTCTGCACTTCCTCTGCTGGGCAATCATCTGCAGCATCCTCGTAATCTATGATTACTCTGAATTGATGGGCATCAAGCAG GTGTATTACGGGTGTCTCGGTTTAGGGGACCCCCTGTCTCACAAGCCACCACAAGCCCAGCGCCTCCTGGCTCACCTCCGCCACCCGGTGTGCCTGGAGCTGGGCGTCGTGCTGTGGCTCCTGCCGGCCTTGTCCCTGGACAGGCTCCTGCTGTCAGGGACTCTGTCCACCTACCTGGCCCTGGCGCACTCTCTGGACAAACAGGATTTAGCCTACCTCTGCGTCCAGCTTAACAGAAAGCTGCAGCTCTTTGCCGAGCCGCAGCAGGGCAGCATCGACACCAGCGACCACAAGGAGAAGTGA
- the ppp1r18 gene encoding uncharacterized protein ppp1r18: MSVSSLPEWKQLLLEKKRKEEEERERREKEEEEKLASMPAWKRGIIQRRKAKQDSLGDREKERDVCLLQVDVRSASDGLSDTDSLVTVNLGSDMSLSPDSGPWLDGDVKPASQVSIETIVPVHENPFIRTQSAWRKGRDAEGGNEPEIKEREKDKLSPRGQEGELGRGRDIELKIERFRDLSEGREKERSRDRSQGRERENSNQWKESVKDTAREQEFLKVRKDEEEKETDPPASAFSPHVPCLRTIRADNIIIIEQDRKGSDERRGRWREMEKERPEEEHQGKRGMKMDLREILAGGGSITEIRASEVLIIKPSASPEERSPEGGGGKGSSREDGEKCSMDERRESLGRELRTDMSWLIEKEKERPWGQATVIKDGRKDSLDDNVFVDRGGRVSQLLSKFGQHPKPPARSKSSDNFLRPGRRKNSGDEDEQQSEVDERNLLLKGVPKRSFSFSERVICAEENGLDNDRYNERKTRERIDSDKSIGPWVDVAGLGKETTAKVKSGCTWLLDKDQFGKHRDGHLKTEDEKVENMQRRNEAEMCISIPHRSEVVMRAVERAGDADGEEGFTVASVKNTEGISFARRVAIKQDGKARAERELKRQSGEKGPEREVSVEKDAELEVKVCDKKVSDFQRDEGSTIPPETLQKSQSAFTECSSLLCAVTNRARDPHRGPEWGGAGPQGPYLHSVLSQHTEELISKIEKIGDTTVYSNEKGERSYKPAYEVTKGSDLDVGSDNLIHEAIPRSPKRIAPMGISPGPLEIQIPRSVFYVAEEMLERKKAVGQSDEGQDLEKGKGVERRDSWRIGKPLSRIESLREKIRQRELERLKQREAQDGGGTEGAEINDTQTARDERGTEIEKEWDSAAHMRKKLGEVEKGQEDAAVQTTTAAFDVTQEVSVLKTCPQLPVSVPHSQAVREEVTSTTAASEVTSDSFQISEDEDDPLKHVEEELRCHRGQHEIREDEREKEEEKELSEEEVEEYTSPLDPVQSVSPLPSHPNSLAAMSRIYNLETVGSRSGLCLRERTVDIPSVHLVKVKPIMSNAQQGDSKAFSGEDICGVQTIQRQIEQFQLKEQEKSYTSPNAPLKDKETKGQQSPRGVLKHQVKDNAKTSEKDKESPGTNPKMSPRRVCSLTSQLKQCNQTTTITPSFLRSQSPDNTLKPSDSAPTPASSPSSPSPAQSPSISPSPTPSPPLFSIRSASGGQVKRGATITITPKKPAGGGGGGVTGPTTGSTAAASKSAKTSSQQAQVTSAVAEPAKKKYPTVEEIEVIGGYQNLENSCLVKKGGTPKRGKVCFDEDQLEQVCEYPSETSMLACTPYPHDLWKIERPQGKEAQEEEAEVDGGAVVSKSTRNVGIATGGGLRVGQCHPILKKHNV, from the coding sequence atgtctgtctcctctctgccgGAATGGAAACAACTCCTGCTGGAGAAAAAgcggaaagaggaggaggagcgagagaggagagagaaagaagaggaagaaaagttGGCCAGCATGCCCGCCTGGAAGCGAGGAATCATTCAGCGGAGGAAGGCGAAGCAGGACAGTTTGGGCGAcagggaaaaagagagagacgtCTGTCTGCTGCAGGTGGACGTCAGATCTGCATCTGATGGTCTAAGTGACACAGACAGCCTTGTGACGGTTAATTTGGGAAGCGACATGTCACTGAGTCCAGATTCAGGGCCATGGCTGGATGGAGATGTCAAACCAGCAAGTCAGGTGTCCATAGAAACTATTGTCCCAGTTCATGAAAACCCATTTATTCGCACGCAGAGTGCATGGAGGAAGGGCAGGGATGCAGAAGGAGGGAACGAGCCAGAAATCAAGGAGAGGGAAAAAGACAAATTGAGCCCCAGGGGTCAAGAGGGGGAGTTGGGAAGAGGAAGAGATATAGAGCTGAAAATAGAGAGATTCAGAGACTTAAGTGAGGGACGGGAAAAAGAAAGGAGCAGGGACAGAAGtcaagggagagaaagagagaatagCAACCAGTGGAAAGAGTCAGTTAAAGATACAGCTAGAGAGCAGGAATTCCTCAAAGTAAGAAAAGatgaggaggaaaaagaaacagatcCACCAGCTAGTGCATTTTCACCCCACGTTCCTTGTCTCCGGACCATCCGTGCtgacaacatcatcatcattgagCAGGACAGGAAAGGCAGTGATGAGAGAAGGGGTagatggagagagatggagaaggagAGGCCCGAGGAGGAGCACCAGGGGAAGAGAGGGATGAAGATGGACCTTAGGGAGATCCTGGCTGGAGGGGGAAGCATCACAGAGATCCGAGCTTCTGAGGTTCTGATCATAAAGCCCTCGGCAAGCCCAGAAGAGAGGAGtccagaaggaggaggagggaaaggtTCGAGtagagaggatggagagaagTGCAGCATGGATGAGAGGAGGGAAAGTTTGGGCAGGGagctcagaacagacatgtcctggctgatagaaaaagagaaggagagaccaTGGGGCCAGGCAACAGTTATCAAAGATGGCAGGAAGGACAGTTTGGACGATAACGTGTTCGTTGATAGAGGAGGGAGGGTCAGCCAGCTGCTGAGTAAATTCGGACAGCACCCCAAGCCTCCTGCTCGATCCAAAAGCTCTGATAATTTCCTGCGGCCTGGGAGGAGAAAAAACTCAGGAGATGAAGATGAGCAGCAATCTGAGGTGGATGAGAGGAATCTGCTGCTGAAAGGTGTACCGAAGCGTTCGTTTAGCTTCTCCGAGCGGGTCATCTGTGCTGAGGAGAACGGTTTAGATAATGATAGGTATAACGAGAGGAAAACGCGTGAGAGGATAGACTCAGACAAGAGCATAGGGCCATGGGTTGATGTCGCAGGCTTGGGGAAAGAAACCACAGCAAAGGTCAAATCCGGCTGCACATGGCTTTTAGATAAAGACCAGTTTGGAAAGCATAGAGAtggacatttaaaaactgaGGATGAAAAGGTGGAGAACATGCAGAGGAGAAATGAAGCAGAAATGTGTATCTCCATCCCACACAGGAGCGAGGTTGTCATGAGGGCTGTGGAGAGGGCAGGTGATGCAGATGGAGAAGAGGGGTTCACAGTGGCGTCAgtcaaaaacacagagggaatcTCGTTTGCTAGAAGAGTTGCGATCAAACAGGACGGGAAAGCAAGAGCTGAGAGAGAGTTGAAGCGACAGTCAGGTGAGAAAGGTCCAGAGAGGGAGGTGAGTGTAGAAAAAGATGCAGAGTTAGAAGTGAAAGTTTGCGACAAAAAGGTGTCCGATTTTCAGAGGGACGAGGGAAGCACAATCCCACCTGAAACTTTGCAGAAAAGTCAATCAGCATTCACAGAGTGCTCcagtctgctctgtgctgtCACAAATAGAGCAAGAGACCCCCACAGAGGGCCGGAGTGGGGTGGTGCAGGGCCACAGGGACCTTACCTACACTCCGTTTTGTCTCAACACACAGAGGAGCTTATaagtaaaatagaaaaaattgGAGACACAACTGTTTATAGCAATGAGAAAGGAGAAAGATCTTACAAGCCTGCGTATGAAGTGACCAAAGGGTCAGATCTGGATGTTGGATCAGACAACCTCATTCATGAAGCAATCCCAAGATCTCCAAAAAGGATTGCACCCATGGGAATCTCCCCAGGTCCCCTCGAGATTCAGATCCccagaagtgtgttttatgttgcAGAAGAAATGTTGGAGAGAAAAAAGGCCGTGGGTCAAAGCGACGAGGGGCAAGACTTGGAAAAAGGTAAAGGGGTTGAGCGGAGGGATAGCTGGAGGATCGGGAAACCCCTGAGCCGCATCGAGTCTCTGCGAGAGAAAATAAGACAACGAGAGCTGGAGAGGCTGAAACAAAGAGAGGCGCAAGATGGAGGCGGGACTGAAGGTGCAGAGATAAATGACACTCAGACAGCCAGGGACGAGAGGGGAACTGAAATAGAGAAAGAGTGGGACTCTGCAGCTCATATGCGGAAGAAGCTGGGCGAGGTGGAGAAGGGACAGGAAGATGCAGCAGTGCAGACAACCACGGCTGCATTTGACGTCACACAGGAAGTCAGCGTGTTGAAAACCTGCCctcaacttcctgtttctgtcccaCACTCACAAGCTGTCAGAGAGGAAGTAACAAGCACCACTGCTGCCTCCGAAGTTACCTCTGACAGCTTCCAGATATCTGAGGATGAAGACGACCCCCTCAAACATGTGGAAGAAGAGCTGAGGTGCCACAGGGGCCAACACGAGATCAGAGAAGACGAaagggagaaggaggaagagaaggagctCTCAGAAGAGGAGGTAGAGGAATATACATCCCCTCTTGATCCTGTGCAGTCTGTCTCCCCTTTGCCGTCTCATCCCAACTCCCTCGCAGCCATGAGCCGGATCTACAACTTGGAAACTGTTGGCTCGAGGTCGGGCTTGTGTCTGAGGGAGAGGACTGTGGACATCCCATCAGTGCACCTTGTTAAAGTGAAGCCCATCATGTCAAACGCTCAGCAGGGGGACAGCAAAGCATTCTCAGGTGAGGACATTTGCGGGGTTCAGACAATACAGCGACAGATAGAGCAGTTTCAGCTGAAAGAGCAGGAAAAGTCTTATACGTCACCAAACGCTCCTCTTAAggacaaagagacaaaaggGCAGCAAAGCCCCAGAGGAGTGTTAAAGCACCAGGTGAAGGACAATGCCAAGACCTCAGAGAAAGATAAGGAATCACCAGGAACGAACCCCAAAATGTCTCCTCGGCGTGTTTGTTCTCTGACATCTCAGCTCAAGCAATGTAACCAAACTACCACCATCACCCCCTCATTTCTCAGGAGCCAATCCCCGGACAATACTTTGAAACCCTCAGATTCTGCCCCGACACCGGCCTCCTCCCCTAGCTCCCCATCTCCTGCCCAGTCTCCTAGTATCTCTCCATCTCCAACCCCATCACCCCCACTCTTCTCTATCAGGAGTGCCTCTGGAGGCCAAGTGAAGAGAGGTGCCACCATCACAATCACCCCAAAAAagcctgcaggaggaggagggggaggagtgaCGGGGCCCACCACCGGGTCCACGGCAGCAGCGTCAAAATCTGCAAAGACCTCATCGCAGCAGGCCCAGGTGACCTCTGCAGTGGCCGAGCCAGCGAAGAAGAAGTACCCTACAGTGGAGGAGATCGAAGTGATTGGTGGATATCAGAATCTAGAGAATTCGTGTCTGGTCAAGAAAGGAGGGACCCCGAAAAGG